A portion of the Chlamydia avium 10DC88 genome contains these proteins:
- a CDS encoding alpha/beta hydrolase codes for MSTICLTHEQRQSIQLYVLNTVATFGILHTPKHAVPPYPLVIILHGLASNKIGSHRSHVELAEKLSACGIATLRVDLPGHGDAEGSLADFSFDDYLTSVKDIISYSYSLNNIDTKKISIFGSSLGGTLALISVPYFPHIHSLAVWAPTIQGSIWLQETMNIPNDLLTHSTSSEDILYAGLPINKTFCSQFIEMDITKEVSKFSSSLSILHMQGEEDTTVSLRHQNIFKDAMNKKSHPCDIRTYPQINHNLPHSSSIIMELVEWLKQQLLS; via the coding sequence ATGAGCACTATCTGCCTAACACATGAACAAAGACAAAGTATTCAACTCTATGTTCTCAATACAGTAGCTACTTTCGGAATTCTCCATACTCCTAAACATGCTGTACCTCCCTATCCTCTAGTTATCATCTTGCATGGCCTGGCTTCTAATAAAATAGGATCTCACCGATCCCATGTAGAACTTGCTGAGAAACTTTCTGCATGTGGGATTGCTACATTACGTGTTGATCTTCCAGGACATGGGGATGCTGAAGGCTCTCTGGCAGATTTCTCATTTGATGATTATCTAACTAGTGTTAAAGATATTATTTCCTATAGTTATAGTCTTAACAACATTGACACCAAGAAAATCTCTATTTTCGGCTCTTCCTTAGGAGGTACACTGGCATTAATATCAGTCCCTTATTTTCCCCACATCCATAGCCTTGCTGTCTGGGCACCTACAATTCAAGGAAGTATATGGCTACAGGAAACTATGAATATCCCCAACGATCTTCTCACGCATTCTACATCTTCAGAAGACATTCTTTATGCAGGTCTGCCTATTAATAAGACTTTTTGTTCACAATTTATTGAAATGGATATCACGAAAGAAGTTTCGAAATTTTCGTCTTCTCTTTCCATACTCCATATGCAAGGGGAAGAAGATACTACCGTATCTCTTCGTCATCAAAACATCTTCAAAGATGCTATGAATAAGAAATCTCATCCTTGTGATATCCGTACCTATCCTCAAATAAATCACAATCTTCCTCATTCTAGTTCCATAATAATGGAACTGGTAGAATGGTTAAAACAACAGCTCCTCTCTTAG